The DNA region GACCCCCGCGCTCACCGAGCTGAACCGCACCACCCCGATCACGCTCCTCCCGCTCGACGGCCACCTTCCCGCGCTGCGCGCCGGCTTCGGTCCGGTGTACGACCAGGTCCACGTGCCGGCGCAGGCCTATCAGGGGGTCGGCGAGCTGCGGACGATCGGCGTCGCGAACCTGCTGCTGGCGGCTCCTTCGCTGCCCGACGACGTCGCGGCCGCGGTGGCGCGCGTGCTGGCCGGGCACGCCGCCGATCTCGTCCCCGCGGCCGCGGTGGGAACGCAGTTCCTCGACGTCCGGACGCTGATCGGCACCGGGAAGGTCCCGCTGCATCCCGGAGCCGCCTCGGCCTACCGTGCCCTGCACGGGTGATCGCGGCTCCATCTTCAGATGGATGCGCGTCGCACCGGGGCGCTGCCAGGGTCGGAAACAGGCGGCCACCGGGCCGCCCCGATCCGGAAGGATTCCAGCATTGGGATCGAGACACACCAGGGTGGTGCGGAGTTCGGCGCTGATCGCGGGCCTCGCGCTCGCGGGCGGGCTCGCCACGGCGGCCCCCGCCGTCGCGGCCGACCAGGCCAAGCTCACCGCACCGGCCCTCACCGGCCCCTACGACGTCGGCACCACCGACCTCCACCTCGTCGACCGCTCCCGCGCCGATCCGTGGAAACCGGAGCGGCGCCGGGAGCTCATGGTCACCGTCACCTATCCGGCGGACCGGTTCGCCGACGGCCCGCGGGCGCCGTGGCTCACGCCCGGCGTGAGCGGCGTCATCGATCAGACGTTCGCGGCCGAGGACTATCTCGGTCTCCCGGTCGGCTCCATCGACTGGGCGTCGGCGAAGCGGCACGCCGAAACCGGCGTCCCGGTGGCGCACGGCGCACCGAAACCGGTGGCGCTCTTCTCCCCCGGGTTCGGCGGCCCTCGCGAGACGTACACGACGATCGTCGACGACCTGGCCAGCCGCGGGTACGTGGTCGTCTCGCTTTCGCACACCTACGAAAGCGCCGCGGTCGAATTCCCCGGCGGCAGGCTCGAAACGGCCGTTCCGCCGGGCGAGGGACCGGAGTTCATGAAGAAGGCGCTCGACGCCCGGGTCGCCGACAGCCGGTTCGTCCTGGACAGGCTGTCGGACATCACCCGCGGACAGAACCCGGACGCCGAGAACCGGCCGCTCCCCCGTGGGCTCGGCCGATCGCTCGACCTGTCCCGGGTCGGCGCCTACGGCCACTCCTACGGCGGGTTCACCGCCGGCGAGACGATGGTCCACGACCGCCGTGTCGACGCCGGGATCAACCTCGACGGCGCGATGGCGACCGCGTTCGGCTACCCGCCGGGCAGTGCCTACGTGCCCGGCGAGGTCACGAAACGCGGCCTCGACCGGCCGTTCCTGCTGATGGGCGCCGAGGGCGTCGACGAGAACGGCAAACCGCTGGAGCACACGCACCGGCACCCCGAGTTCGACCGCAGCTGGGCGGACTTCTGGGCGAACCAGCGCGGATGGAAGCGGGACCTCCTGCTTCGCGGTGGCAGCACGCATATGGCGTACAGCGATCTGCAGGTCGTGGTGCCGCAGCTCGGCTCGCGAGTCGCGCCGGAGAAGCGGGAGGCGGTCATCGGCACGATCGATCCCCGTCGTTCGGTGGCCGCTCAGCGGGACTACATCGGCGCGTTCTTCGACCTGCACCTCCGCGGCCGGGACAAGCACCTGTTCGACGGTGAGTCGCCGCGGCATCCGAATATCGATTTCATCGAGTAGGGGGCTGAAGGGGACTTTCCCCGCATGCCATCGGGCGAAGGACGCTTTCACCGCATGCGATGCGGGGAAAGCGTCCTTCGGCCCCTACATTGGTCGGGTGAAGAAACCCATCGTCGAGATGCCGCTGCGCGTGCGCTACCACGAATGCGACGGACAGGGCATCGTGTTCAACGCGCACTACCTCGCCTATGTGGACATGGCCATGTTCGAGGTGGAGAAGGCCCTCTTCGGCTCGCACCAGGAGGCGCTGGCCCGCGGTGTCGACGTCGTCGTCGCCGAATCGAACCTCCGCTACCGCGCGCCTTGCCGCTACGACGACCAACTGATCGTCGCCGTGTTCCTGAACCACCTCGGCACGACGTCGCTGATCATCGACTTCCAGATCACCCGCGACGGCGTCGTGTGCGCGGAAGTGAAGACCCGCTACGTCTTCGTCGATCCGGCGACGCTCACGAAGGCGGCGCCGCCCGCGGCGGTGCGCGAGGCGTACGCCCCCTTCGTGCCCGCTCAGGCGGACTGAACGCCGGGCCGCCGGTCTTCGACGACGTAACTGGCCCGTGTGCTGATCGGCGCTCCAGGGGTGTTGACGTACGGCACCACCCGGAAGTCGCTCCGCCAGCGCTGCCGGTTCACGTTCACCCGGACGTAGCCGCGCTGGCTGTTGAAGAACTTCATGTGCGGGTTGGCCTTCAGCAGGTTCTCACCGCCGGGTGTCATGTCCGCGCCGTTGCCGCCGCTGGTGATCGACGTCCCGACGAACTCGCTCGCCACGGTGGGCGAGCCGGGGTCGCCGAAGTCGCGC from Amycolatopsis sp. EV170708-02-1 includes:
- a CDS encoding acyl-CoA thioesterase, with translation MPLRVRYHECDGQGIVFNAHYLAYVDMAMFEVEKALFGSHQEALARGVDVVVAESNLRYRAPCRYDDQLIVAVFLNHLGTTSLIIDFQITRDGVVCAEVKTRYVFVDPATLTKAAPPAAVREAYAPFVPAQAD
- a CDS encoding lipase, with the protein product MGSRHTRVVRSSALIAGLALAGGLATAAPAVAADQAKLTAPALTGPYDVGTTDLHLVDRSRADPWKPERRRELMVTVTYPADRFADGPRAPWLTPGVSGVIDQTFAAEDYLGLPVGSIDWASAKRHAETGVPVAHGAPKPVALFSPGFGGPRETYTTIVDDLASRGYVVVSLSHTYESAAVEFPGGRLETAVPPGEGPEFMKKALDARVADSRFVLDRLSDITRGQNPDAENRPLPRGLGRSLDLSRVGAYGHSYGGFTAGETMVHDRRVDAGINLDGAMATAFGYPPGSAYVPGEVTKRGLDRPFLLMGAEGVDENGKPLEHTHRHPEFDRSWADFWANQRGWKRDLLLRGGSTHMAYSDLQVVVPQLGSRVAPEKREAVIGTIDPRRSVAAQRDYIGAFFDLHLRGRDKHLFDGESPRHPNIDFIE